Proteins from a genomic interval of Streptomyces fodineus:
- the crcB gene encoding fluoride efflux transporter CrcB: protein MTAPEAESLRARRTPPRRSEWRTQAPVVAVVALGGALGACARYGFTLAWPTPPGGFPWATFWTNVIGCAVIGVFMVLITDVWAAHRLVRPFFGTGVLGGFTTFSTYAVDIRKLVDAGRPGPGLAYLAATPCAALAAVWLASVAARRVLIRRQR, encoded by the coding sequence ATGACAGCCCCGGAAGCCGAGAGCCTCCGTGCCCGCCGCACGCCACCGCGGCGGTCCGAGTGGCGTACCCAGGCACCCGTCGTCGCGGTGGTCGCCCTCGGCGGCGCCCTCGGCGCGTGCGCACGCTACGGGTTCACCCTCGCCTGGCCCACACCGCCGGGCGGTTTCCCCTGGGCGACCTTCTGGACCAATGTCATCGGCTGCGCGGTGATCGGTGTCTTCATGGTGCTCATCACCGATGTGTGGGCCGCCCACCGCCTCGTCCGCCCCTTCTTCGGCACCGGCGTGCTCGGCGGCTTCACCACCTTCTCCACCTACGCCGTGGACATCCGCAAGCTGGTCGACGCCGGCCGTCCCGGCCCCGGGCTGGCCTATCTCGCCGCGACGCCGTGCGCGGCCCTCGCCGCGGTGTGGCTCGCCTCGGTGGCCGCCCGCCGGGTGCTGATCAGGAGGCAGCGATGA
- a CDS encoding FadR/GntR family transcriptional regulator, with translation MEAVLGHLRGAIERGEYAIGDKLPSEAELCRTLEVSRPVLREALRALQTMGLTVSRTGKGTFVVANAVEDPTFGDYAASDLLEVRRHVEIPVAGYAAVRRTPENLDHLAHLLDRMERETDTTAWVAMDTLFHLAVAEAAQNPVFRRVIEEIRDALARQSAFLNELGGRREQSNREHRAIVEALIDGSEHDAVEAMSHHLDRVETTLTDIVRPQRADDLPTEGGPEA, from the coding sequence ATGGAAGCGGTCCTCGGCCACCTCCGCGGCGCCATCGAGCGCGGCGAGTACGCCATCGGCGACAAGCTCCCCTCCGAGGCCGAGCTCTGCCGCACCCTCGAGGTGTCCCGGCCGGTGCTCCGCGAGGCGCTGCGCGCGCTGCAGACGATGGGCCTCACGGTGTCCCGGACCGGCAAGGGCACCTTCGTCGTCGCCAACGCCGTCGAGGACCCCACCTTCGGCGACTACGCGGCCAGCGACCTGCTCGAAGTGCGCCGGCACGTCGAGATCCCGGTCGCCGGATACGCGGCCGTGCGCCGCACCCCGGAGAACCTGGACCACCTGGCCCACCTGCTCGACCGCATGGAGCGGGAGACGGACACCACGGCCTGGGTCGCGATGGACACCCTCTTCCACCTCGCCGTGGCCGAGGCCGCCCAGAACCCGGTCTTCCGCCGGGTCATCGAGGAGATCCGCGACGCACTGGCGCGTCAGTCGGCCTTCCTCAACGAGCTGGGCGGACGCCGGGAACAGTCCAACCGCGAGCACCGGGCGATCGTCGAGGCCCTGATCGACGGTTCCGAACACGACGCGGTGGAGGCCATGAGCCACCACCTGGACCGCGTCGAGACGACCCTGACCGACATCGTGCGTCCCCAGCGGGCGGACGACCTCCCCACGGAAGGCGGACCCGAGGCGTGA
- a CDS encoding DUF190 domain-containing protein gives MTSLTGRALRLTVYIGEDDTWHHKPLYSEIVHRAHAAGLAGASVFRGIEGFGASSLIHTSRLLSLSEDLPVAVVVVDTEERVRAFLPQLDELVGEGLVTLEECEVVRYVARRGGPRDMDPKGKKSS, from the coding sequence ATGACGTCACTCACCGGCCGGGCCCTCAGGCTGACCGTCTACATCGGCGAGGACGACACCTGGCACCACAAGCCGCTCTACTCGGAGATCGTGCACCGCGCGCACGCGGCCGGCCTCGCCGGGGCGAGCGTCTTCCGGGGTATCGAGGGCTTCGGCGCCTCCTCGCTCATCCACACCTCGCGCCTGCTGTCCCTGAGCGAGGACCTGCCCGTGGCGGTCGTCGTGGTGGACACCGAGGAACGCGTACGGGCCTTCCTGCCGCAGCTCGACGAACTGGTGGGCGAGGGGCTCGTGACCCTGGAGGAGTGCGAGGTCGTCCGGTACGTGGCACGCCGAGGCGGCCCGCGGGACATGGATCCGAAGGGTAAGAAGTCATCGTGA
- the aspA gene encoding aspartate ammonia-lyase encodes MTAATTRSEHDLLGDRDIPADAYWGVHTLRATENFPITGTPISAYPHLIDALAAVKEAAALANEELGLLAPDKARAIVAACGEIRSGKLHDQFVVDVIQGGAGTSTNMNANEVVANRALELLGHAKGEYAYLHPNEDVNLGQSTNDVYPTAVKIATVFAVRGLLKAMSVLQDSFAGKAVEFRDVLKMGRTQLQDAVPMTLGQEFSAYAVMMEEDRSRLAEAVELIHEINLGATAIGTGLNAPAGYAEAARRHLSAITGLPLVTAANLVEATQDCGAFVQMSGVLKRIAVKLSKSCNDLRLLSSGPRAGLGEINLPPVQAGSSIMPGKVNPVIPEVVNQVAFEVIGNDVAITMAAEAGQLQLNAFEPIILHSLSESITHLQSACLTLAERCVSGITANTERLRASVENSIGLVTALNPHIGYTAATEIAKEALVTGRGVAELVLEKGLLPAERLADLLRPEVVAGRGVPTT; translated from the coding sequence ATGACCGCCGCCACCACCCGCAGCGAACACGATCTGCTCGGCGACCGTGACATACCCGCCGACGCGTACTGGGGTGTGCACACCCTGCGTGCGACGGAGAACTTCCCCATCACCGGTACACCGATCTCCGCGTACCCGCATCTGATCGACGCCCTGGCCGCCGTGAAGGAGGCCGCCGCTCTGGCCAACGAGGAGCTCGGGCTGCTGGCGCCGGACAAGGCGCGTGCGATCGTCGCCGCCTGCGGGGAGATCCGGTCCGGCAAGCTGCACGACCAGTTCGTCGTCGACGTCATCCAGGGCGGCGCCGGCACGTCCACCAACATGAACGCCAACGAGGTCGTGGCCAACCGCGCGCTGGAGCTGCTCGGCCACGCCAAGGGCGAGTACGCGTATCTGCACCCCAATGAGGACGTCAACCTCGGTCAGTCAACCAATGACGTCTACCCGACCGCCGTCAAGATAGCGACGGTCTTCGCGGTCCGTGGACTGCTCAAGGCGATGTCCGTACTGCAGGACTCCTTCGCGGGTAAGGCCGTCGAGTTCCGTGACGTGCTCAAGATGGGCCGTACACAGTTGCAGGACGCCGTGCCGATGACGCTCGGTCAAGAGTTCTCCGCCTATGCCGTCATGATGGAGGAGGACCGCAGCCGTCTTGCCGAGGCCGTCGAGTTGATCCATGAGATCAACCTCGGCGCCACGGCGATCGGCACCGGTCTGAACGCGCCCGCCGGATACGCCGAGGCCGCCCGCCGGCACCTGTCCGCGATCACCGGGCTGCCGCTGGTCACCGCGGCCAACCTGGTCGAGGCCACCCAGGACTGCGGTGCCTTCGTCCAGATGTCCGGTGTGCTCAAGCGGATCGCGGTCAAGCTCTCCAAGAGCTGCAACGACCTGCGGCTGCTGTCCTCCGGTCCGCGCGCGGGCCTCGGGGAGATCAACCTGCCGCCGGTGCAGGCGGGTTCGTCCATCATGCCGGGCAAGGTGAACCCGGTGATCCCCGAGGTGGTCAACCAGGTCGCCTTCGAGGTGATCGGCAACGACGTCGCCATCACCATGGCCGCCGAGGCCGGACAGCTCCAGCTCAACGCCTTCGAGCCGATCATCCTGCACTCCCTGTCGGAGTCCATCACCCATCTGCAGAGCGCCTGCCTCACCCTGGCCGAGCGCTGTGTGTCCGGCATCACCGCCAACACCGAGCGGCTGCGTGCCTCCGTGGAGAACTCCATCGGGCTGGTCACCGCCCTCAACCCGCACATCGGGTACACGGCCGCCACCGAGATCGCCAAGGAGGCCCTCGTCACCGGCCGCGGAGTGGCCGAACTGGTGCTGGAGAAGGGCCTGCTGCCGGCCGAGCGGCTCGCGGACCTGCTGCGTCCCGAGGTCGTCGCCGGCCGCGGAGTGCCCACCACCTGA
- a CDS encoding amino acid permease has product MSEQHLKDETRPSSGHVDAGDAGYSKGLKYRHVNMIAIGGAIGTGLFLGAGGRLADAGPSLFIAYAVCGVFAFLVVRALGELVLYRPSSGAFVSYAREFLGEKGAYTAGWMYFLNWATTGIADITAVATYTHYWGMFSDIPQWLIALIALAVVLTVNLISVKVFGELEFWFAIVKVGALVVFMCIGIFLLVTRHPVDGSHPGPSLITDNGGVFPNGLLPMLLIIQGVVFAYASVELVGVAAGETENPEQIMPKAINSIMWRVGLFYVGSVVLLSMLLPWNKYSAGESPFVTVLSHIGVPAAGGVMNLVVLTAAMSSLNSGLYSTGRILRSMAMSGSAPKFTGRMSRSQVPYGGILLTSGICVLGVGLNYVVPADAFEIVLNFAAIGILATWGMIMVCHLLFWRKTQKGELTRPSYRLPGSPWTELVTLAFLASVFVLMYADGGAGRTTVLCLPLIVAALVAGWYGIRGRISRTSTGADA; this is encoded by the coding sequence GTGAGCGAACAGCACCTCAAAGACGAGACGCGCCCCTCGTCCGGCCATGTCGACGCCGGAGACGCCGGCTACAGCAAAGGCCTCAAGTACCGGCACGTCAACATGATCGCCATCGGCGGAGCCATCGGCACCGGCCTCTTCCTCGGCGCGGGCGGCCGGCTCGCCGACGCCGGGCCCTCCCTCTTCATCGCATACGCCGTCTGCGGCGTCTTCGCCTTCCTGGTCGTGCGCGCCCTCGGCGAACTCGTCCTGTACCGCCCGTCCTCCGGCGCCTTCGTGTCGTACGCCCGGGAGTTCCTCGGGGAGAAGGGCGCCTACACCGCGGGCTGGATGTACTTCCTGAACTGGGCGACCACCGGCATCGCCGACATCACGGCGGTCGCCACCTACACCCACTACTGGGGCATGTTCTCCGACATACCACAGTGGTTGATCGCATTGATCGCCCTCGCGGTTGTGTTGACGGTCAATCTGATCTCCGTCAAGGTCTTTGGCGAGCTGGAGTTCTGGTTCGCGATCGTCAAGGTCGGCGCGCTCGTCGTCTTCATGTGCATCGGCATCTTCCTGCTGGTCACCCGGCACCCGGTGGACGGCAGCCACCCCGGCCCGTCCCTGATCACCGACAACGGCGGCGTCTTCCCCAACGGCCTGCTGCCCATGCTGCTGATCATCCAGGGTGTCGTCTTCGCCTACGCCTCCGTGGAACTGGTCGGCGTGGCCGCCGGCGAGACCGAGAACCCCGAGCAGATCATGCCGAAGGCGATCAACTCGATCATGTGGCGTGTGGGCCTGTTCTACGTCGGCTCCGTCGTCCTGCTCTCGATGCTGCTGCCCTGGAACAAGTACAGCGCCGGCGAGAGCCCCTTCGTGACCGTCCTGTCGCACATCGGCGTCCCGGCGGCCGGCGGTGTGATGAACCTGGTCGTGCTGACCGCCGCCATGTCCTCGCTGAACTCCGGCCTGTACTCCACCGGCCGCATCCTGCGCTCCATGGCCATGAGCGGCTCGGCACCGAAGTTCACCGGACGGATGAGCCGCAGCCAGGTCCCGTACGGCGGAATCCTGCTCACCAGCGGTATCTGTGTCCTCGGCGTGGGCCTCAACTACGTCGTCCCCGCCGACGCGTTCGAGATCGTCCTCAACTTCGCGGCGATCGGCATCCTCGCGACCTGGGGCATGATCATGGTCTGTCACCTGCTCTTCTGGCGGAAGACCCAGAAGGGCGAACTGACCCGGCCGTCCTACCGGCTGCCGGGTTCCCCCTGGACGGAACTCGTGACGCTGGCGTTCCTCGCCTCCGTCTTCGTCCTCATGTACGCCGACGGCGGCGCCGGACGCACCACCGTGCTCTGTCTGCCGCTGATCGTCGCAGCGCTGGTCGCGGGCTGGTACGGCATCCGCGGCCGGATATCCCGCACGTCCACCGGCGCCGACGCGTGA
- a CDS encoding asparaginase: protein MYSSSPADAPIVREPLHAPVAHLIRGGVTEGIHYGSVVVLGADGKVEFQLGDIEAAFYPRSAVKPLQAVAMLRAGLALDGELLSLAAASHSGEERHLDGTRRILELAGLTEDDLRNVPDMPFDPVVRDAWVRAGRLPSRLAQNCSGKHAAMLWTAKLNGWSLEDYLDPKHPLQQAIQEIVEDLTGQRVARVSVDGCGAPLFSISLYGLARALSRITSAVPGTPEARVADAMRSHAEMASGSGRDVAALMEAVPGLLAKDGFEGVQVAALPDGRAVAVKIADGANRARVPVAAAALARAGVDPELLTEFAGEPLLGGGEPVGCVRAVRALDPVPFTACA, encoded by the coding sequence ATGTACAGCAGTTCTCCCGCAGACGCACCCATCGTCCGCGAACCCCTCCACGCCCCCGTCGCCCACCTCATCCGCGGCGGGGTCACCGAGGGCATCCACTACGGCTCCGTCGTCGTCCTCGGCGCCGACGGCAAGGTGGAGTTCCAACTCGGCGACATCGAGGCCGCCTTCTACCCGCGCTCGGCCGTCAAGCCCCTCCAGGCCGTGGCCATGCTGCGGGCCGGACTGGCCCTCGACGGCGAACTGCTGTCGCTGGCCGCCGCGAGCCACTCCGGCGAGGAACGCCATCTCGACGGCACCCGGCGCATCCTCGAACTCGCCGGGCTCACCGAGGACGACCTGCGCAACGTCCCCGACATGCCGTTCGACCCCGTCGTCCGGGACGCCTGGGTGCGCGCGGGCCGCCTGCCCTCCCGGCTCGCCCAGAACTGCTCCGGCAAGCACGCCGCCATGCTGTGGACCGCCAAGCTCAACGGCTGGTCCCTCGAGGACTACCTCGACCCGAAGCACCCGCTCCAGCAGGCGATCCAGGAGATCGTCGAGGACCTGACCGGCCAGCGGGTCGCCCGGGTCAGCGTCGACGGCTGCGGCGCGCCGCTGTTCTCCATCTCCCTGTACGGCCTCGCCCGCGCCCTGTCCCGCATCACCTCGGCCGTCCCCGGCACGCCCGAGGCCCGGGTCGCCGACGCGATGCGCTCGCACGCCGAGATGGCCTCCGGCTCCGGGCGCGATGTCGCGGCGCTGATGGAGGCCGTGCCGGGGCTGCTGGCCAAGGACGGCTTCGAGGGCGTGCAGGTCGCCGCGCTGCCCGATGGCCGGGCCGTCGCCGTGAAGATCGCCGACGGGGCGAATCGCGCCCGCGTGCCGGTGGCGGCGGCGGCGCTCGCTCGCGCGGGCGTGGACCCGGAGCTGCTGACCGAGTTCGCCGGGGAGCCGCTGCTCGGGGGTGGGGAGCCGGTGGGTTGTGTGCGTGCGGTGCGTGCGCTCGATCCGGTTCCGTTCACCGCCTGCGCGTAG
- a CDS encoding SMP-30/gluconolactonase/LRE family protein codes for MDRSMELVPLHYVSLGARGPEDVVPDAHGRVLTGVQDGRILRVHHLGDPRTARVEVLADTGGRPLGLEPLPDGGLLVCDAERGLLRVDPGHGPGDGTVRVLADSAAGERLRFCSNVVALPDGAVYFTVSSRRYTLDRWIGDIVEHTGTGRLLRLPPEGGEPEVVLEGLQFANGLAAAADGSFLVVAETGSCRLTRYHLTGPHAGRSDLFATLPGMPDNLWREGPAGPLWVALASPRVPPLDLLHRASPAVRGAAARAAVHAPYRPSGTVGVLALDDTGRTVTHLTRRRSGFRMVTGVCATGDHLVLGSLWEPGVAVCARTDAR; via the coding sequence ATGGACCGATCCATGGAACTCGTCCCACTGCACTACGTCTCCCTCGGCGCCCGCGGCCCCGAGGACGTCGTCCCCGACGCGCACGGGCGGGTGCTGACCGGCGTGCAGGACGGCCGGATCCTGCGCGTCCACCACCTCGGCGACCCGCGTACCGCCCGCGTGGAGGTGCTGGCGGACACCGGCGGCCGTCCGCTCGGACTCGAACCGCTGCCGGACGGCGGCCTGTTGGTGTGCGACGCGGAACGCGGACTGCTGCGCGTCGACCCCGGCCACGGCCCCGGCGACGGCACCGTCCGTGTCCTCGCGGACTCGGCGGCGGGGGAGCGGCTCCGCTTCTGCAGCAACGTCGTCGCCCTGCCGGACGGCGCCGTGTACTTCACCGTCTCCAGCCGCCGCTACACGCTGGACCGGTGGATCGGCGACATCGTCGAACACACCGGCACCGGACGCCTGCTGCGCCTGCCGCCCGAGGGCGGTGAGCCCGAAGTCGTACTGGAGGGGCTGCAGTTCGCCAACGGCCTGGCGGCCGCTGCCGACGGCTCGTTCCTGGTGGTCGCCGAGACCGGCTCCTGCCGCCTCACCCGCTACCACCTCACCGGCCCGCACGCCGGACGGTCCGACCTCTTCGCCACGCTTCCCGGCATGCCGGACAACCTCTGGCGCGAGGGCCCCGCCGGCCCGCTCTGGGTCGCGCTCGCCAGCCCGCGGGTCCCGCCGCTGGACCTCCTGCACCGCGCCTCGCCCGCCGTGCGCGGCGCCGCCGCCCGGGCCGCCGTACACGCGCCGTACCGCCCGAGCGGAACGGTCGGGGTGCTGGCCCTCGACGACACCGGACGGACCGTGACACACCTCACCCGCCGCCGCTCCGGCTTCCGGATGGTCACCGGCGTCTGCGCGACCGGGGACCATCTCGTCCTCGGCAGCCTCTGGGAGCCGGGCGTCGCGGTCTGTGCCCGGACCGACGCCCGCTGA
- the mptB gene encoding polyprenol phosphomannose-dependent alpha 1,6 mannosyltransferase MptB yields the protein MAFPVDLRSCQVLGLAGTAFLALGGETAGALPVQDLLAPASVQAALGLVGVYFGVVLLIAAWVLLGRLVRGPQPPSPRALLLVLAVWTAPLLLAPPLFSRDVYSYLAQGAMVDAHMDVYAHGPAQLGGPLADEVAPMWQHTGAPYGPAFMALASALSGLTRGRLPEGLIGMRLVALLGVALMAVALPRLARHSGADPAAALWLGALNPLVLLHLVAGAHNDALMLGLLGLGLVAARGDRPSGGAVGAVLVTLAALVKAPAALGLLAVVALRVRSGRRPLPAVLSTAAASAVTTVAATAVAGTGYGWIGALETPVSPHNWALTSLLGRATGALLEHLGSSLAPLAVPAWQLLGLAATAVAVALIWLRLRLRPVYALGLSLLTVAVFGPAIRPWYVLWGLFLIAAAAPSTSVRHRVAALAGVLALAVLPSGGPADLGQLVLAVSGGVLGVVVLWQAHQAAQAPAPGRMA from the coding sequence ATGGCATTCCCCGTCGATCTCCGCAGCTGCCAGGTGCTCGGGCTGGCAGGCACCGCCTTTCTCGCGCTGGGCGGGGAGACGGCCGGTGCCCTGCCGGTGCAGGATCTCCTGGCGCCCGCCTCGGTGCAGGCGGCACTCGGCCTGGTCGGGGTGTACTTCGGTGTCGTCCTGCTGATAGCTGCCTGGGTGCTCCTCGGCCGTCTGGTGCGCGGCCCTCAGCCGCCCAGTCCGCGAGCCCTGCTGCTGGTGCTCGCGGTGTGGACGGCTCCGCTGCTGCTCGCACCGCCGTTGTTCAGCCGGGACGTCTACAGCTACCTCGCGCAGGGCGCCATGGTCGACGCCCACATGGACGTCTACGCCCACGGCCCCGCCCAGCTCGGCGGCCCGCTCGCCGACGAGGTGGCCCCGATGTGGCAGCACACCGGCGCCCCTTACGGCCCCGCCTTCATGGCCCTGGCCTCCGCACTGTCCGGCCTGACCCGTGGCCGACTGCCCGAAGGACTGATCGGGATGCGCCTGGTCGCTCTGCTGGGCGTGGCCCTGATGGCGGTGGCGCTGCCCCGCCTCGCCCGGCACAGCGGCGCCGACCCGGCCGCCGCCCTCTGGCTCGGCGCCCTCAATCCCCTCGTCCTGCTGCACCTGGTCGCGGGCGCCCACAACGACGCCCTGATGCTCGGTCTGCTGGGGCTCGGCCTGGTCGCCGCGCGCGGGGACCGGCCGTCCGGCGGCGCCGTCGGAGCCGTCCTCGTGACCCTGGCCGCCCTGGTCAAGGCGCCGGCCGCGCTCGGACTGCTGGCGGTCGTGGCCCTCCGGGTCCGCTCCGGCCGCCGCCCGCTGCCGGCCGTCCTCTCCACGGCCGCGGCCTCCGCCGTGACCACGGTCGCCGCCACCGCCGTCGCCGGCACCGGCTACGGCTGGATCGGCGCCCTGGAGACCCCGGTCTCCCCGCACAACTGGGCCCTGACCAGCCTGCTCGGCCGCGCCACCGGCGCCCTGCTGGAACACCTCGGCAGCAGCCTGGCCCCGCTCGCCGTCCCGGCCTGGCAGCTGCTCGGCCTCGCGGCGACCGCCGTCGCCGTGGCCCTGATATGGCTCCGGCTGCGCCTGAGACCCGTGTACGCCCTCGGACTCAGCCTGCTGACGGTCGCCGTGTTCGGCCCGGCGATCCGCCCCTGGTACGTGCTGTGGGGCCTGTTCCTCATCGCCGCCGCCGCGCCCAGCACCTCGGTACGGCACCGGGTCGCGGCCCTGGCCGGCGTCCTCGCCCTCGCCGTCCTGCCCAGCGGCGGCCCGGCCGACCTCGGGCAACTGGTGCTCGCCGTCTCCGGCGGGGTGCTCGGCGTGGTCGTCCTGTGGCAGGCCCACCAGGCGGCCCAGGCCCCGGCCCCGGGACGCATGGCGTGA
- a CDS encoding undecaprenyl-diphosphate phosphatase yields the protein MSAISVGQAVVLGVVEGVTEFLPVSSTGHLKITEGLMNIPVDDKSVVGFSAVIQVGAIAAVLLYFFKDIKRIVSAWFRGVTNREERYHHDYKFAWWVIYATIPIVVVGLAAKKLVEGPLGSLWVVAGSLIVGSGVMWAADQMGRHKRGEDDTSLKDAMWVGCSQILALLFPGFSRSGATMSTALILDLDRVAATRLSFFLGIPALTGAGIYELKDALGAGVGAAPLAVGTIVSFVVAYASIAWLLKFVAKHSFNAFVIYRIIIGAGLLGLLATGVLNA from the coding sequence ATGAGCGCCATCTCCGTCGGTCAAGCCGTCGTCCTCGGAGTAGTCGAGGGGGTGACCGAGTTCCTCCCGGTGTCCTCCACGGGGCACCTGAAGATCACCGAGGGACTCATGAACATCCCGGTCGACGACAAGTCCGTCGTCGGTTTCTCCGCCGTCATCCAGGTCGGCGCCATCGCCGCCGTGCTCCTGTACTTCTTCAAGGACATCAAGCGGATCGTCTCGGCCTGGTTCCGCGGTGTGACCAACCGCGAGGAGCGCTACCACCACGACTACAAGTTCGCCTGGTGGGTCATCTACGCCACCATCCCGATCGTCGTGGTCGGCCTGGCCGCCAAGAAGCTGGTCGAGGGCCCGCTGGGCTCGCTGTGGGTCGTGGCCGGCTCGCTGATCGTCGGCTCCGGTGTGATGTGGGCGGCCGACCAGATGGGCCGGCACAAGCGCGGTGAGGACGACACGTCCTTGAAGGACGCGATGTGGGTGGGCTGCTCCCAGATCCTCGCCCTGCTCTTCCCCGGCTTCTCCCGCTCCGGCGCCACCATGTCCACCGCGCTCATCCTGGATCTGGACCGCGTCGCCGCCACCCGGCTGTCCTTCTTCCTCGGCATCCCCGCGCTGACCGGCGCCGGCATCTACGAGCTCAAGGACGCCCTCGGCGCGGGTGTGGGCGCCGCCCCGCTGGCCGTCGGCACCATCGTGTCCTTCGTGGTCGCCTACGCCTCCATCGCCTGGCTGCTGAAGTTCGTCGCCAAGCACTCCTTCAACGCCTTCGTGATCTACCGCATCATCATCGGCGCGGGCCTGCTCGGCCTGCTCGCCACGGGCGTGCTCAACGCCTGA
- the crcB gene encoding fluoride efflux transporter CrcB codes for MNWLLVIAGAVVGAPLRYLTDRAVQARHDSVFPWGTFVVNVTGCLVLGLLTGAASAGAAGPHLLLLLGTGLCGALTTYSTFSYETLRLTEAGSGLYAAVNVVASVVAGLAAAFAGVSLAHVRWA; via the coding sequence GTGAACTGGCTGTTGGTCATCGCGGGGGCCGTGGTCGGCGCACCGCTGCGCTACCTCACCGACCGTGCCGTCCAGGCCCGCCACGACTCGGTCTTCCCCTGGGGCACCTTCGTGGTGAACGTCACCGGCTGCCTGGTCCTCGGGCTGCTCACGGGCGCGGCCTCCGCCGGGGCCGCCGGGCCCCACCTGCTGCTTCTGCTGGGCACCGGACTGTGCGGGGCGCTGACGACGTATTCGACCTTCTCCTACGAGACCCTGCGGCTGACCGAGGCCGGCTCCGGCCTCTACGCTGCGGTGAACGTCGTCGCGAGCGTGGTGGCGGGACTCGCCGCCGCCTTCGCCGGTGTCTCACTCGCTCACGTGCGGTGGGCCTAG
- a CDS encoding helix-turn-helix domain-containing protein, whose amino-acid sequence MMGTPSGRMRQTILEWLKEPAAHFPPPRRRDLAETGVTARAVAAKLGVPRRTASAHLDFLTRLGVLRTRRIGCRTHYRRDEVRIAEVARVFEKGW is encoded by the coding sequence ATGATGGGAACCCCCTCGGGCCGGATGCGGCAGACGATTCTGGAATGGCTCAAGGAGCCCGCGGCCCATTTCCCGCCGCCCCGTCGCCGCGATCTCGCCGAGACGGGAGTCACCGCGCGCGCCGTGGCCGCCAAACTGGGCGTGCCCCGCCGGACCGCCAGCGCCCACCTGGACTTCCTGACCCGGCTCGGCGTGCTGCGCACCCGCCGCATCGGCTGCCGTACCCACTACCGGCGCGACGAGGTCCGCATCGCCGAGGTGGCCCGGGTGTTCGAGAAGGGGTGGTGA
- a CDS encoding glutaminase, with protein MVIMTTTSSLTFLPVLERIAEEIERTPGRGRAADYIPALAARDPRRFGMAVAELDGTVYGVGDWREPFSAQSITKVFTLALDLAREGDELWEHVGREPSGNPFNSLVQLEYENGIPRNPFINAGALVVTDRLQTRTSDAAGELLNFLRAESGNTALDFDPEVAASESAHGDRNAALAHFMASYGNIDNDVPALLDQYFRQCSVTASCADLALATGFLARHGVRADGGRLLTRSQAKQVNAVMLTCGTYDAAGDFAYRVGLPGKSGVGGGIIAVVPGRCTLCVWSPGLDERGNSVAGVAALDRFTTLTGLSVF; from the coding sequence ATGGTGATCATGACAACGACGTCGTCCCTCACCTTCCTGCCGGTCCTGGAGCGCATCGCCGAGGAGATCGAGCGCACGCCCGGCCGCGGCCGGGCCGCCGACTACATCCCGGCCCTCGCCGCCCGCGACCCCCGCCGGTTCGGCATGGCCGTGGCCGAGCTGGACGGCACGGTGTACGGGGTGGGGGACTGGCGGGAGCCGTTCTCCGCGCAGTCCATCACCAAGGTCTTCACGCTCGCCCTGGACCTCGCCCGCGAGGGCGACGAACTCTGGGAACACGTGGGCCGCGAGCCCTCCGGCAACCCCTTCAACTCCCTGGTCCAGCTGGAGTACGAGAACGGCATCCCGCGGAATCCTTTCATCAACGCGGGCGCCCTCGTCGTCACCGACCGCCTGCAGACCCGTACCTCAGACGCGGCCGGTGAGCTCCTGAACTTCCTGCGCGCCGAGAGCGGCAACACCGCCCTGGACTTCGACCCGGAGGTCGCCGCCTCCGAGAGCGCCCACGGCGACCGCAACGCCGCCCTCGCCCATTTCATGGCGTCGTACGGCAACATCGACAACGACGTGCCGGCCCTGCTCGACCAGTACTTCCGGCAGTGCTCCGTCACCGCGTCCTGCGCCGACCTCGCGCTGGCCACCGGCTTCCTCGCCCGGCACGGCGTCCGCGCCGACGGCGGCCGGCTGCTCACCCGCAGCCAGGCCAAACAGGTCAACGCGGTGATGCTGACGTGCGGGACGTACGACGCGGCCGGGGACTTCGCCTACCGGGTGGGGCTGCCCGGCAAGAGCGGGGTCGGCGGCGGGATCATCGCGGTGGTACCGGGCCGGTGCACGCTGTGCGTGTGGAGTCCGGGCCTGGACGAGCGCGGCAACTCGGTGGCCGGAGTGGCGGCCCTCGACCGGTTCACCACGCTGACCGGGCTCTCGGTGTTCTGA